Part of the candidate division WOR-3 bacterium genome, AAGGTGATCTGGCTCGGTGGTGTTTTCTCTTCTTTGGGGGCAGAAGATTTTTGGCAGAAGAGGAAAAGGATAGGGAGCAAAAGGGAAAATCTTCTCATCACTTCCCCCAGAAGATCCATTCTTCGGGATAGGTTCTAATATACTCTCGGGCGACTTGAGCAAACTCGGAAGGAGAATTTACCATTCGGAGATGGATGATAATCTCCCTTTTACTCTCTCGGGCAAAAAGAGAATAAAGCTTCGCCTTAGTCCTCTCCTTTAAGACAAAAGGCGTTTTAATGATGCCAAAACCCTCCCAAAATCCCGGCAGGGAGATTATTTTTGCCTGGTGGGTATTATCGCCGGCAAAGCCTAAGAGGAAGCCTCTCTTTAAGAGGTCAATCATCTCCGAAATCCGATAAACCATCTTCACCCCTCCTCCTTGGCGCCACCTTTTTAGGATCTTATCAAAGAAAGGATTTCTCTGTTTGGAGACGGCAATCGCCACCCGATAGCCCAAAGAAGAAAAGATTTTGGGTAGGATTTCCCAAACACCAAAA contains:
- a CDS encoding lysophospholipid acyltransferase family protein → MTNVLPFRLLLLSYLLIQKEVRQEIRKNFSSLLGRDDPHFWLKNAWRLGENFARMWQRNWRLDRIHLLGDNIKKGEGMIFLTLHFGVWEILPKIFSSLGYRVAIAVSKQRNPFFDKILKRWRQGGGVKMVYRISEMIDLLKRGFLLGFAGDNTHQAKIISLPGFWEGFGIIKTPFVLKERTKAKLYSLFARESKREIIIHLRMVNSPSEFAQVAREYIRTYPEEWIFWGK